TAGAGGAATTTTTCGAGCAAACTCGAAAAAAATCTGGACGAGAGTTAGCCGAGTAGTAATTGATGTAAGAAAGGAAGAGTTTTATGACGGCGACAGAAGCGGAAATTATCAAGGTGCTGGCAGAGGAAAAGAATATGCGTAAGGCTGCCGAGCGTTTATTTTTAACACAGCCAGCTTTGTCACAGCGCCTACAATCCATCGAAAAAGAATGGGGTGCACAATTATTTATTCGCTCACAAAAGGGATTAACGGCGACGCCAGCTGGTGAATTAGTCATCCAATATTCGAATGAAATGATAGTGAAGCGTGAAGAAATATTTGAATCCATTCAAGCGTTGCAGTCGAAAGTACATGGTACGTTAAAAATTGCCTGTGCATCGATTGTAGGTCAAAACTGGCTACCAAAAGTTTTGAAGGATTTCGTAACAAAATATCCAGATACAAAAATTTCGCTTATGACTGGTTGGAGCTCAGAAATTGTGAAAGCCCTTTATGATGGAGAAGCACATATCGGTATTGTCCGTGGGCAAGCTGAATGGAAGGGGAAAAAAATCCATTTATTCCGCGATATGATGTACTTAGTTGATAAGGAAATTCAAGATATGGAAGATATTATCACATCAGATCGCCCGTTTATTCAATTTAAAAGTGATTCGAATTATTATCAGGAAATACAACAATGGTGGCAACGTCATTTTAACTACAATCCTAAGCATCAAATTATTGTAGACCAAATCGAAACATGTAAACAAATGGCACTAAATGGCATTGGTTATGCGATTTTACCGTCCATCACATTAAATGGTGAGGAAAAGGTGCACAAAATTCCGTTAACCAACTCAGAAAATGATCATGGCTTGACACGTGATACGTGGTTAATTGGCTATGAATCGACGTTTGAATTACGCCAAGTGGAGGCATTTGTCAATGTAGTACAAGACCATGCCCGCTGTTTATATGATTATTCCAGAGGATAAGCTTAAAAAAACAGTTTTATTTTAACTGAAAATTTAGTACAATATTCCGTGTTAAGAAAACTCACATATTAAAGGGGTGTCTCAATGGAGAAATTAAATGCACAGCAAATTATTGATTTTATTTCACAGGCAAAAAAAGTTACACCGGTTAAAGTTTATGTAAAAGGTGCGGGTGTCGCTTATTTATCATATGGTCCAGATGCAAAAGTATTTGGTGATGGCAATAATGCCGTTGTTTTCGGTGAGTGGTCTCAAATTGAGGCAGCTTTAAAGGAACATGAAACACAAATTGAAGATTATGTTGTTGAAAACGATCGCCGTAATTCAGGTGTACCGTTATTAGACACAAAACATATTAATGCACGTATTGAGCCAGGTGCGATTATTCGTGACCAAGTAACAATAGGTGAGCAAGCTGTTATTATGATGGGCGCGATTATTAACATCGGTGCTGAAATTGGTGCAAAAACAATGATCGATATGGGTGCCGTATTAGGTGGGCGTGCTACAGTTGGTGAAAACTGCCATATTGGAGCAGGAACAGTGCTAGCAGGTGTAGTAGAACCTCCAAGTGCGTTACCTGTAGTCGTAGAAGATGATGTTGTCATCGGTGCTAATGCCGTTGTATTAGAAGGTGTACGAATCGGCAAAGGTGCTGTTGTTGCAGCGGGTGCCATTGTTATTAAAGATGTAGAGCCATACACAGTTGTAGCAGGTGTACCAGCTCGTGAAATTAAAAAGTTAGATGAAAAAACGAAATCAAAAACTGAAATAATTGATTCATTACGCAACTTATAAGAAGGTGTAGCAATGACAAATCTGATTGAAATTCGGCGTGATTTACATCAAATCCCTGAAGTTGGCTTTAAAGAATTTAAAACGCAGGCGTATTTATTAAATTTTATTGAACAGTTACCACAAGAGCATATGCAAGTTGTGACGTGGAAAACAGGGATTGTCGTAGCGATTGCAGGAACAAATCCGATGAAGCAAATTGGCTGGCGAACAGATATGGATGCATTGCCCGTTTTTGAAGATACAGCCTTAGACTTTCAATCGCAACATACAGGGTTTATGCATGCTTGTGGACATGATTGTCATATGGCAATTGCACTTGGCTTAGTTGAATCATTTGCAAAAAATCGTCCGACACAAAATGTAGTAATCTATTTCCAGCCAGCTGAAGAAGGTCCAGGTGGTGCTGAGCCGATGCTTGAATGGCTACGACTAGAACAGCCGCAGCTTGTTGCAGATGAAATTTATGCCCTGCATATTGCACCAGAATATCCAGTTGGTACCGTTGCGACAAAGTCAGGTTTACTTTTTGCGAATACTTCCGAGCTATTTATCGATTTAAAAGGTGTTGGTGGGCATGCAGCGTTTCCTCATAAAACACGTGATATGACGGTGGCGGCAGCGAACTTAATTATGCAATTGCAAACGATCATTAGCCGTAATGTTAATCCGATGGATAGTGCAGTCATTACGATTGGCAAAAT
This portion of the Solibacillus daqui genome encodes:
- the dapD gene encoding 2,3,4,5-tetrahydropyridine-2,6-dicarboxylate N-acetyltransferase; this translates as MEKLNAQQIIDFISQAKKVTPVKVYVKGAGVAYLSYGPDAKVFGDGNNAVVFGEWSQIEAALKEHETQIEDYVVENDRRNSGVPLLDTKHINARIEPGAIIRDQVTIGEQAVIMMGAIINIGAEIGAKTMIDMGAVLGGRATVGENCHIGAGTVLAGVVEPPSALPVVVEDDVVIGANAVVLEGVRIGKGAVVAAGAIVIKDVEPYTVVAGVPAREIKKLDEKTKSKTEIIDSLRNL
- a CDS encoding LysR family transcriptional regulator, yielding MTATEAEIIKVLAEEKNMRKAAERLFLTQPALSQRLQSIEKEWGAQLFIRSQKGLTATPAGELVIQYSNEMIVKREEIFESIQALQSKVHGTLKIACASIVGQNWLPKVLKDFVTKYPDTKISLMTGWSSEIVKALYDGEAHIGIVRGQAEWKGKKIHLFRDMMYLVDKEIQDMEDIITSDRPFIQFKSDSNYYQEIQQWWQRHFNYNPKHQIIVDQIETCKQMALNGIGYAILPSITLNGEEKVHKIPLTNSENDHGLTRDTWLIGYESTFELRQVEAFVNVVQDHARCLYDYSRG
- a CDS encoding N-acetyldiaminopimelate deacetylase; translated protein: MTNLIEIRRDLHQIPEVGFKEFKTQAYLLNFIEQLPQEHMQVVTWKTGIVVAIAGTNPMKQIGWRTDMDALPVFEDTALDFQSQHTGFMHACGHDCHMAIALGLVESFAKNRPTQNVVIYFQPAEEGPGGAEPMLEWLRLEQPQLVADEIYALHIAPEYPVGTVATKSGLLFANTSELFIDLKGVGGHAAFPHKTRDMTVAAANLIMQLQTIISRNVNPMDSAVITIGKMTSGTVQNVIAENARLEGTIRTLNADAMAEVKHRIEAICTGIEVAFECSVMIDYGSMYYEVNNEERCANALLEFARDFVGATSYECPAAMTGEDFGYFIKEIPGAMFWAGANCEFGLHHAKLAPDEALIPFNQKFVEAFLRSL